DNA from Plasmodium cynomolgi strain B DNA, chromosome 12, whole genome shotgun sequence:
aataatttattttcatttttcaaggAATTctcaataaatatataaaagtagTTACAGACAGTTgccttctttttaattttttaaaaatcccaaagggacaaaaaaagaacaaaggaaaaatctTGCACTGTGCAAAGCTGCTCATACGTTCTGTcgtttattataaaattgttcagaagcataaaaatgtaatccTTATTAAGCTCATTCATgataatatgataaaaataaaaggggtaCAGAAATGCAAATATTTCCGAGCTGTTTTCATTGTGGGTTactaaattaattaaaaatattaattcgTATTTGTCCACGTCTGCGTATGGGGAGAGATTCCCAATTGTTTTCTCACTTTCCAGGTCACTACTTCGATTTCCGCTTAAGCTATTCACATCGTCAGCATTATTTTGCCttcctaaaaataaattctggtatgttttcctttccgttatcttttttttaatcgaaTCGTTATGTGGGATATAAAAGATGAGAATTTTCAGCGCCTTTATGTAGTTATTCAGCTTAGCTTCACGCTCTTCTACTCCTCCctcgattttgtttttgcataTTGTCATTAATTGGATAAGTTTGTTCTCTTCATTCTCGTCTAGTGTGATTCCTCCTTCTGGCTTCCTAAAGTTGTAATGCTTCTCGATGATGTCAACTTCATTGAACAGCTCCGGCGACATGGTTTTTTCTCATGCTTTGATTTGTTAAGTTGGTTCAGGTGATTCACTTCTCAggtgtattttttccaaggAGAATGTTACTCCTTTTGGTTTGTTATAGGCCAATTTTGACAtctatttataaaaagggCACGAAGCAGCCGTACCTACACGTGCACTGCATATATGTAGAGTGTGTTACTCTGCCTTTTGCCTTCATCATTCTGGGCACTCCATTGTTCATGCAATTCAGTTTTTCTCATCGCTCCGTTTGAAGCATTTTTAcggccttctttttttctaaaaagagTTATCTCTGAAGGAACTTATTAGGTATATTTTCTGCTCGGCTCTCACttggtactttttttattcatcccCGAAATGTTTCGTATGGcgatatatatacattgttttatgtatgcaaaacgtgtttttttttttttttttttcaatttttacaccttttcgttcctcttccatttttgctaagCAACGCATGCACTGCTCTTCAATGTGGAGTCAGgctacttttaaaaaattgcaaatttaTCGCAAATtgatatgataaaaaatttgggtAAAATTCGaaagggagaggaaaaaagcCCAATCGCCACTTCCACAATCACTACGTAACTGTGTAGGACCCCTTGGGAGTAATGTTACCCACATGTTGTCACCTAAAGGAGGCACAAGTTGAAAGAGATGGTTATTGGAGAGCGGGGCGTAGGCAATTCGGATGTACCTCTTCCccgctaaaaaaaaaaggatgtacACCCTGTATGTCCCCTTATGGTGTGAAATTATGCACGTGCCAttcttttattctttttttcttttcaataaATTATACACAAGCGTTATAAGAAGggggaatttaaaaaaaaaaaaatagataagGGGAAATTTATTACAATGTTTGGAaatatccattttttgtgaaccTCCCTCCATGGGGGCCTTTATCAACTCAAAATGGAGTGCAGCAACGGCCCATCGTACAATTAAACGATGAAAAGGAGTTGCAATAAAAAGGAGTGgcaacaaaaaggagtagcAATAAAAAGGAGTTGCAATAAAAGGGGTTGCAATAAAAAGGAGTggcaataaaaaagggtggcaataaaaaagggtggcAATAAAAAGGGTggcaataaaaaagggtggcTATAAAAAGGATAGGCATCGAAGCGGACATTACAAAAAAGCAGCACTAAAAAACGTAACCAAGCAATAAAATGCAATAGAAGGAGTAACTACGCCAAATAGAGTACATCACAGTTGGAGTTACTAttagacaaaaaaggggcgtaattttaaaaacataacgCAGCGATGACGCAACGTAATGTCGCGACAACTATAGACCGTGTCCTCTCGATTTCGTCATTTCGGTTGCTAATTTGTCCGTCTAcaggggggtgaaaaaaacaagaaaacatatatatatgtagtgTGTGGCAGAACAGGGGCGGTAGTGAATATGTCTTACAAATCGCACAAGTTCCGAGTTAACCACTTTcgcatttttcccctcccttcGGGTATTACCTCTGGATCATAATCTGGGAACTCCTTAATCAATTCCAAAATGGCATTTCtggttttttctttcaactCATCGACAGTCATTCCAGGGGTCGGATAAAAAGCCTCTCCAATAGAGAAATACGCAGTTCCTATATCAAACAGTCTTGATCTGACATTCCACAATTTCCCAGAAGCATGTAATGCACATGGCAATATTTCacaattattttcaattgcgaatttaaaaaaacctGCTTTGAAAAACTGTAACTGTCCAGTAAGAGAACGTGTTCCTTCCGGAAACACAACTGTGCTTATATTCATATCTTGGTACTCTTTACATGTGTTCATAACCTTCACTACACTCCCTGGCTTAACTTCCCATCCACCTTTCCCTTTGGTAAAATGAATCGGAATATCCCCTGCCAAGTATAATGACTGTCCTCCAATGGGTATTCGAAATAACGAGGCCTTAAAAACGTACTTCAAATTCCATTGCACCGTAGCTGCATTAACTACCCACGGGTCTAGAGAAGATAAGTGGTTTACAAATAGAAGAGTTTTGGACGTCTTATATCCCTTCTTCGCTTTcctgattatttttattctccaAAATGGGTTCAACGGGCACCACACTGTATCGAAATAGGGGGGAAAATTACCATCGCATGAGGGGTGGCAATACACGTGAAAGTGTATAATCGTGTGGGTGCctctacacacacacacatggtTGATTCGCGCTTTATCTTTTTTGGTGCAGTGGAAGCAAGTTGACTGTTcacacttctttttttccttccacatggggatgtttttttttttttttttggagctGTTCTACAATTCTCTCACTGTAACTCTCATTATAGTGGTCCCTTTTAAGCAACCTCCCCATCTTCTACTTACTTAAGTACATGGAAATCCTAAAGCAGTAGCCAAATATCGTTACGCGCGCCTTTTTGTTGCATATAATcagggggaagaacaaaacaaagcatATTATTTGCAAGACCAAAGCAAGAATCATTAACAACagtatgaagaaataaatgtaaacGGTCACAATGAACCTAATGACAACATTAGATTGCttgtctctctttttttggggttcttccatttttcctaAAACATAAGTTAGTTAAAATGTTGgagtggggggggaggagaattAAATTCTGTTCTTCGCAATTTGTACCTTTTATATGACACTGTTGCTTATAGCATAGTGGGATATGTTTATGGTTGTATTTTTGTAGCTATCTACGCAGCTTAACAGGAGGAGCAATGAGGAGCAATTATGTAATGCGTGGAGGGGCTTTCCCATAAGGAGTACGAAAATTTCAAAGGGGATGCTTCACATGTAGAGGAGCAATGTCGTCATGCAACGGGGGCATTCACATGTAAATATGTGCTTAAAAGTTCGCAAGTGATGTGCGTATTTGTGTGAAACTTGAGGGTGAACGGGTGTTGGAGCAACAggggtggaagaaaaaaaacaggaaaaaaaataggaaaaaaaatagaaaaaaaaaaagaaataaagcaggaaaaaaagtagaaaaaagagcaggaaaaaaaaacaagaaaaaaaataggcaaaaaaattggcaaaaaaataggagaaaaaattggcgaaaaaaaaatcaccatCCTACGCACAAAGtcgctttaaaaaaaactaaaaaagcTCGTTTTCACCACGACGACCGCATCAAGTTACTGCTTAATTTAGACGTCaccaagggaaaaaaagggggaaaagcaaaaaaaaaatgttaagtgGGGTAATATTCTGTGCATAAGATGCTTGTGTGGATGTAAGCTTGCAAAAGGTGAGTAAACGCAGATCGATATGTATATAACATAACACATATACAGGCGCGTATATATACCTGCTTAACGAACTTGAGTCTCCATGGCAGCAATTTTAAAGAACGCCCTGTGAGCGGATGAATATCCTGTTCATATGATGGATCAAAACCCAGGGGGAAACGAGCAACTCGCAAAATTGGGTGTTACTATATAAGCCCAATTTACATTACACCTTTGCCGTTTGTCAATGTTGtatgtgaaatttttataacacaTACACGAAATGGCAGAGAGTGAAATAAATACTGAAAAATAATGAGcaaatgtaacaaaaaaaaaaaaaaatgcagaaaaatggTTAAGGGGAATGCCAACTTGTAACATTTTACataattgcattttttcgaaaaaaaaagtgaacactTCAAATTGCGAAGTAGCCAATTTTACGTTCCAAGTTAAGTAAAATCTTTACGTATTTTTTGCGTATGTGTTATAaaagtacataaaaaaaaaaaatggaccacAGTTAAATGTCCCATTTTATCTTAATAACGTATGTTGTAAACTCTATGCATTTCTAAAAAttgaggagagaaaaatgagtAAACGCCCAGTTTGCAAATTTGCGCACACAAAGTGAATAATGGTGTCTGCATGtaggtgataaaaatatatgtgcatgtatggCAGACGATTACATGATAGCTTTACTGGGTGTATGTAAAAACGAGGATAAACAGAGGGCTACTTGTTCCATTTGCaacagtttaaaaaaagaactgtTAATTTCAATAAGTtaacgaaaaaggaagaaaaaaagtgcccTGTTACATGCACACCCGCTGCATTCGTTTCGAAGAACAGCGGTGTGTACGTGGACtatgaaaatttgaaaaa
Protein-coding regions in this window:
- a CDS encoding acyltransferase (putative) — its product is MEEPQKKRDKQSNVVIRFIVTVYIYFFILLLMILALVLQIICFVLFFPLIICNKKARVTIFGYCFRISMYLMWCPLNPFWRIKIIRKAKKGYKTSKTLLFVNHLSSLDPWVVNAATVQWNLKYVFKASLFRIPIGGQSLYLAGDIPIHFTKGKGGWEVKPGSVVKVMNTCKEYQDMNISTVVFPEGTRSLTGQLQFFKAGFFKFAIENNCEILPCALHASGKLWNVRSRLFDIGTAYFSIGEAFYPTPGMTVDELKEKTRNAILELIKEFPDYDPETDKLATEMTKSRGHGL